One Myotis daubentonii chromosome 3, mMyoDau2.1, whole genome shotgun sequence genomic window carries:
- the LOC132230794 gene encoding ferritin heavy chain-like has product MSTAPASQVRQNYHQDSEATINRQINLELYASYVYLSVSYYFDRGDVALKNFAKYFLHQSHEEREHAEKLMKLQNQRGGRIFLQDIKKPGRDHWENGLNAMECALHLEKSVNQSLLDLHKLATEKNDPHLCDFIETHYLNEQVKSIKELGDHVTNLRRLGAPEAGMAEHLFDKHTLGDSDES; this is encoded by the coding sequence ATGTCCACCGCGCCCGCCTCGCAGGTGCGCCAGAACTACCACCAGGACTCGGAGGCCACCATCAACCGCCAGATCAACCTGGAGCTGTACGCGTCCTACGTCTACCTGTCCGTGTCTTACTACTTTGACCGCGGCGATGTGGCTTTGAAGAACTTTGCCAAATACTTCCTTCACCAATCGCACGAGGAGAGGGAGCACGCGGAGAAGCTGATGAAGCTGCAGAACCAGCGCGGCGGCCGCATCTTCCTCCAGGACATCAAGAAACCAGGCCGCGACCACTGGGAGAACGGGCTGAACGCAATGGAGTGTGCGCTGCACTTGGAAAAAAGTGTGAATCAGTCACTACTGGACTTGCACAAACTGGCCACTGAGAAAAATGACCCTCATTTGTGTGACTTCATTGAGACGCACTACCTGAATGAGCAGGTGAAATCCATCAAAGAACTGGGCGACCACGTCACCAACTTGCGCAGGTTGGGGGCCCCTGAAGCGGGGATGGCCGAGCACCTCTTTGACAAGCACACCCTGGGGGACAGCGATGAGAGCTAA